In Chryseobacterium lactis, a single genomic region encodes these proteins:
- a CDS encoding alpha/beta fold hydrolase, with protein MKTLLLLICFFISFADISAQNNGTFFETSDHVRIQYKISGKGEACIYVPGGPGQGYPSFELMGGSSLEKNLKMIYMDQRGSGTSGTSGNYHLDKMVQDIEELRLHLKLKKVFLLAHSFGGIIAVGYAKKYPQHTKGLILTNITLHFLNNESLQEQIEYGNSLLQQPNKNIPKDSLSSELSKISSALRKKRIGYKFLTDDIETIKQTDKIDSLHPRIIDFGMAVISRPKEFPEYYTDYAPATKDIHVPVLIITGKKDKAVGTQHYKTFQFPDQKVVSIDGGHLLYYEKNREFVEAVRRFTSGIR; from the coding sequence ATGAAAACACTCTTATTACTTATCTGTTTCTTTATATCATTCGCCGATATTTCAGCCCAAAACAACGGGACATTTTTTGAAACTTCAGATCATGTGAGAATACAATATAAAATCTCGGGAAAAGGAGAAGCTTGTATTTATGTTCCGGGAGGTCCGGGGCAAGGATATCCATCTTTTGAACTTATGGGAGGCAGTAGCCTGGAAAAGAATCTTAAGATGATTTACATGGATCAGCGTGGCTCAGGAACTTCCGGCACTTCTGGGAATTATCATCTGGATAAAATGGTTCAGGATATTGAAGAATTGAGGCTTCATCTGAAATTAAAAAAAGTATTCTTACTGGCACATTCCTTTGGAGGTATTATTGCGGTCGGTTATGCGAAAAAATATCCGCAGCATACGAAAGGGTTAATCCTTACCAATATTACTCTTCACTTCCTGAATAATGAGTCTCTCCAAGAACAGATTGAATACGGAAATAGCCTTCTGCAACAACCTAACAAAAACATTCCTAAAGACAGCCTTTCTTCTGAGCTCTCAAAAATCAGCAGCGCATTGAGAAAAAAAAGAATTGGCTATAAATTTCTTACCGATGATATTGAAACGATAAAACAAACTGATAAAATAGATTCTCTTCACCCAAGGATCATCGACTTCGGCATGGCCGTCATTTCCAGACCTAAAGAATTTCCGGAATATTATACCGATTATGCTCCGGCAACAAAGGATATTCATGTTCCGGTGTTAATCATCACCGGAAAAAAGGATAAAGCTGTGGGAACTCAACATTATAAAACATTTCAGTTTCCTGATCAAAAAGTGGTTTCCATTGATGGTGGACATCTTTTATATTATGAGAAAAATAGGGAGTTTGTGGAAGCTGTGAGGCGTTTTACTTCCGGAATAAGGTAA
- a CDS encoding malate dehydrogenase codes for MKVTVVGAGAVGASCAEYIAMKNFCSEVVLVDIKEGFAEGKAMDLMQTASLNGFDTKITGTTGDYSKTAGSHVAVITSGIPRKPGMTREELIGINAGIVKEVTENLVKHSPEVIIIVVSNPMDTMAYLVHKTSGLPKHKIIGMGGALDSARFKYRLAEALESPISDVDGMVIAAHSDTGMLPLLSKATRNGVPVTEFLDEEQQKYVIEETKVGGATLTKLLGTSAWYAPGAAVSVMVQAIACDQKKMIPCSLMLEGEYGQNDICLGVPAIIGANGVEKIVNVTLTAEEQLKFAEAANAVREVNGDLKF; via the coding sequence ATGAAAGTAACTGTAGTAGGTGCAGGCGCTGTAGGAGCAAGCTGTGCAGAATACATCGCGATGAAGAACTTCTGTTCAGAAGTAGTTTTGGTAGATATTAAAGAAGGGTTTGCTGAAGGTAAAGCAATGGATTTGATGCAAACTGCATCTCTTAACGGGTTTGATACAAAAATTACCGGAACAACAGGAGATTACAGCAAAACTGCAGGTTCTCATGTAGCAGTAATCACTTCAGGTATTCCTAGAAAACCTGGAATGACAAGAGAAGAATTAATCGGTATCAACGCAGGTATCGTAAAAGAAGTTACTGAAAACTTAGTAAAACATTCTCCGGAAGTAATCATCATCGTGGTTTCTAACCCTATGGATACTATGGCTTATTTAGTACACAAAACTTCAGGTCTTCCTAAGCACAAAATCATCGGAATGGGTGGTGCATTAGACTCTGCAAGATTCAAATACAGATTGGCTGAAGCATTGGAATCTCCAATTTCTGATGTTGACGGAATGGTAATTGCTGCTCACAGTGATACAGGAATGCTTCCATTATTAAGCAAAGCAACAAGAAACGGGGTTCCTGTAACTGAATTCCTTGATGAAGAGCAACAAAAATATGTAATTGAAGAAACTAAAGTAGGAGGAGCAACCCTTACTAAATTATTAGGAACTTCTGCATGGTATGCACCAGGTGCAGCTGTTTCTGTAATGGTTCAGGCAATTGCATGCGACCAAAAGAAAATGATTCCTTGTTCTTTGATGCTTGAAGGAGAATACGGTCAAAACGATATCTGCTTAGGAGTTCCAGCAATCATTGGAGCCAACGGAGTAGAGAAAATCGTAAACGTAACACTTACTGCTGAAGAGCAATTGAAATTCGCTGAAGCTGCTAACGCAGTAAGAGAAGTGAATGGAGATCTTAAATTCTAA
- a CDS encoding biliverdin-producing heme oxygenase gives MVSEYLKQNTADYHDAAEKLFNSEKIFNKTFTLEDYKKIIHTNYLMLLHSEDKIFNSLSDKYAEKLQLDERKKLSLIEKDLKSLSLENQTADHHLEFDNEHEALGAMYVIEGSTLGGNVIAKQLSKTEGFDEVTFNFFGCYRENTGPMWKNFKEVLDTEVAEENYNEVLSGAKKLYTFLLNVN, from the coding sequence ATGGTATCAGAATATCTTAAACAAAATACGGCAGACTATCACGATGCAGCTGAAAAGCTTTTTAATTCTGAAAAAATTTTTAATAAAACCTTCACTTTAGAGGATTATAAGAAAATCATTCATACCAATTATCTGATGCTGCTTCACAGTGAAGATAAAATCTTCAACAGTCTTTCTGATAAGTATGCGGAAAAGCTCCAGCTTGATGAGAGAAAGAAACTTTCGCTGATTGAAAAGGATCTTAAAAGTCTTTCTTTGGAAAATCAGACTGCTGATCATCATCTTGAGTTTGATAACGAACATGAAGCCTTGGGAGCAATGTATGTGATCGAAGGTTCAACGTTGGGAGGAAATGTCATCGCCAAGCAGCTTTCAAAAACAGAAGGTTTTGATGAGGTGACTTTTAATTTCTTCGGATGTTACCGGGAGAATACGGGGCCAATGTGGAAGAATTTTAAAGAGGTTCTGGATACTGAAGTCGCTGAAGAAAACTATAATGAGGTGCTTTCCGGAGCTAAAAAACTTTATACGTTTTTACTGAACGTCAACTAA
- a CDS encoding ATP-binding protein, whose product MNFVECHEEPIHIPGYIQSFGYLIGIDAESRSITFFSRNISDIFKIDSAEKLFDRKLSDFPESFQSIIDSDIYTSLDRFTRRDNETYFDKIFIEGKEYHFSVFKNGTSIFLEFEEVLVNPDKRISNKYDNFYIIDNEKELWNHLLETLSRVVSYDRMMVYKFMMDGSGKVIAERKNEDMESFLGLHYPESDIPKQARELYLKKRKRIFSNVYAETVPILSKKEKTINLTFSGSRGMSPVHGQYLKNFGVSSSFSVSIIIDDHLWGLVTCQNIEPKHIDLEDRVQAGIFTTLAANAYSSFKSKSELNYRLELNEKISQLKTEFLKHNNLFDSLIDNKTEIRILPEADGLAIISDENIVTEGITPTFDCIHKIAEWALEHTQDRIYINRSFLKEYGKELGLSDNAAGIVIYFIEREKNELLIWFRKEFDEHINWAGNPEKKIGVFSQNGENKQMVSPRTSFRIFTENIKGHSKRWNSRNSSAVQAIRDLILETSHKNYNAIKRLNDELKKVNEELDSFSYTISHDLGTPLTVMKLNAQMLLGNLTDGSDKSKTKINTIIEEIDNMAEMMQDVLQLSRAKHSDLQLESLKTAQTIQKISDNAKMTYGSPNSQIIIKDCPDVLADKTMLHQVFLNIINNAVKYSSHKDQPKVQIEGTEDGQTIIYKISDNGIGIPEEEKHKMFKIFNRMDNAKKFKGNGIGLSIVHRIMKRIGGNVDYESNKDGTSFILTFKKPYI is encoded by the coding sequence ATGAATTTTGTAGAATGCCATGAAGAGCCCATCCATATTCCCGGGTATATACAAAGTTTTGGTTATTTGATTGGCATTGATGCGGAATCCCGTTCCATTACTTTTTTCAGCAGGAATATTTCGGATATTTTTAAAATCGATAGTGCAGAAAAACTTTTCGACAGGAAGCTTAGTGATTTTCCTGAAAGCTTTCAAAGTATTATTGATTCTGATATCTATACCTCTTTAGACCGGTTTACCAGACGAGACAATGAGACCTACTTTGATAAAATTTTTATTGAAGGAAAAGAGTATCATTTTTCTGTTTTTAAAAATGGAACTTCAATTTTTCTGGAATTTGAAGAAGTTTTGGTCAATCCCGATAAACGAATCTCCAATAAATATGATAATTTTTACATCATAGATAATGAAAAAGAACTCTGGAATCATCTGTTGGAAACCCTTTCAAGGGTTGTGAGCTATGACCGGATGATGGTTTATAAATTTATGATGGATGGATCCGGAAAAGTGATTGCGGAAAGGAAGAATGAGGATATGGAAAGCTTTTTGGGTCTCCATTATCCTGAGTCCGATATTCCTAAACAGGCTCGTGAGCTTTATCTTAAAAAAAGAAAAAGGATATTCAGCAATGTATATGCTGAGACGGTTCCGATTTTAAGCAAAAAAGAAAAAACAATTAATCTTACTTTTTCCGGTTCAAGAGGAATGTCGCCTGTTCATGGACAGTATCTCAAAAATTTTGGTGTTTCTTCTAGTTTCAGTGTCTCCATTATTATTGATGATCATTTGTGGGGATTAGTCACTTGCCAGAATATAGAACCCAAACATATTGACCTTGAAGACCGGGTGCAGGCCGGGATTTTTACAACTCTGGCTGCTAATGCCTATTCTTCATTTAAATCCAAAAGTGAATTAAATTACCGTCTGGAACTGAATGAAAAAATATCTCAGTTGAAAACGGAATTTTTGAAACACAACAATTTATTTGATTCTCTGATTGATAACAAAACTGAAATCAGAATTTTACCGGAAGCAGATGGTCTTGCTATTATTTCCGATGAAAATATTGTGACGGAAGGAATTACTCCAACTTTTGATTGTATTCATAAAATTGCAGAATGGGCGTTAGAGCATACCCAGGATCGCATTTATATCAACCGGAGCTTTCTTAAAGAGTATGGGAAAGAGTTGGGATTGTCTGACAATGCAGCAGGAATCGTCATCTATTTTATTGAAAGAGAGAAGAACGAATTGTTGATCTGGTTCAGAAAAGAATTTGATGAGCATATCAACTGGGCAGGAAATCCTGAAAAAAAGATTGGTGTATTTTCTCAAAATGGGGAAAATAAACAGATGGTATCTCCAAGAACGTCTTTCAGAATTTTTACAGAAAATATTAAAGGACATTCTAAAAGATGGAATTCCAGAAACAGTAGCGCTGTACAGGCTATCAGAGACCTGATTTTAGAAACATCCCATAAAAATTATAATGCAATCAAGAGGCTTAATGATGAGCTTAAAAAAGTGAACGAAGAGCTTGATAGTTTTTCATATACGATATCTCATGATCTGGGTACGCCTTTAACGGTTATGAAGCTGAATGCTCAAATGCTTTTGGGAAATCTTACGGATGGCTCAGACAAAAGCAAAACCAAGATCAATACGATCATTGAGGAAATTGACAATATGGCTGAAATGATGCAGGATGTTTTGCAGCTCAGCCGTGCCAAACACAGTGATCTGCAGCTTGAAAGCCTTAAGACGGCCCAAACAATTCAAAAGATTTCTGATAATGCAAAAATGACTTATGGAAGTCCGAATAGTCAAATTATTATCAAAGACTGCCCGGATGTACTGGCAGATAAGACCATGCTTCATCAGGTATTTTTAAATATTATCAATAATGCAGTAAAATATTCTTCCCACAAAGATCAGCCTAAAGTACAGATTGAAGGAACGGAAGATGGACAGACTATTATTTATAAAATTTCAGACAACGGAATTGGTATTCCTGAGGAAGAAAAACATAAAATGTTTAAGATTTTCAACAGAATGGATAATGCAAAAAAGTTTAAAGGAAACGGAATAGGCTTATCTATCGTCCATCGGATTATGAAAAGAATAGGTGGAAACGTGGATTATGAGAGTAATAAAGACGGTACTTCTTTCATTTTAACGTTCAAAAAGCCTTACATTTGA
- a CDS encoding linear amide C-N hydrolase — protein sequence MKKFPLILFSLMLSVGLWNPSEACTRVVYKGPQNTVITARSMDWRDEIPANLWVFPKGIDRTGQTGPKSVKWTSKYGSLISSSWDIASADGMNEKGLVANLLWLGESQYPKFDPKGGKKGLAISLWAQYFLDNFATVKEAVEFSRKEPFVVVSDYIPGTERFTTVHLSISDASGDNAVFEYINGKLVIHHDPSYTVMTNSPIFEEQLALNNYWKGIPGTVMLPGTNRAADRFVRASYYINSIPQTADTRTAVASVFSVIRNCSVPYGITSATEPNISSTRWRSVSDQKNLVYYFETVFTPNTFWVDLKDFDLSSKGKVMKLDLSNNHTYNGKSNADFKESAPFTFLGLK from the coding sequence ATGAAAAAGTTCCCATTAATTTTATTTTCTTTGATGCTCTCCGTAGGATTATGGAATCCATCGGAAGCCTGTACAAGAGTCGTCTACAAAGGTCCTCAAAACACCGTGATCACCGCCCGATCTATGGACTGGCGTGATGAAATCCCCGCCAACTTATGGGTTTTCCCAAAAGGAATTGACCGTACGGGACAAACCGGGCCGAAATCTGTAAAATGGACCTCTAAATACGGTAGCCTCATTAGTTCTTCATGGGACATCGCTTCAGCAGATGGAATGAACGAAAAAGGATTGGTTGCCAACCTGCTGTGGCTTGGAGAATCTCAATATCCGAAATTCGATCCTAAAGGAGGTAAAAAGGGACTTGCCATCTCATTATGGGCACAGTATTTTCTTGATAATTTTGCAACCGTAAAAGAAGCGGTAGAATTTTCCCGAAAAGAACCGTTTGTTGTTGTAAGCGATTATATTCCGGGAACAGAAAGATTTACAACCGTTCACCTTTCCATTTCTGATGCATCAGGAGACAACGCCGTATTTGAATATATCAACGGTAAACTGGTCATTCACCACGATCCGTCTTATACCGTAATGACCAATTCTCCTATTTTCGAAGAACAATTGGCCCTTAACAACTACTGGAAAGGAATTCCGGGAACGGTAATGCTTCCGGGAACCAACCGTGCAGCAGACCGGTTCGTAAGAGCTTCCTACTATATTAATTCCATTCCTCAAACGGCAGATACCCGCACAGCTGTAGCCAGTGTATTCAGTGTCATCAGAAACTGCTCTGTCCCTTATGGAATTACCTCAGCTACAGAACCCAATATTTCTTCTACAAGATGGCGCTCTGTTTCAGATCAAAAAAACCTTGTATATTATTTCGAAACAGTATTTACCCCAAATACTTTTTGGGTTGACCTTAAGGATTTCGATTTAAGTTCTAAAGGAAAAGTAATGAAACTGGACCTGAGCAACAATCATACTTATAATGGTAAATCGAACGCAGATTTTAAAGAATCCGCACCGTTTACATTCTTAGGATTAAAATAA
- a CDS encoding porin, translated as MAFFSIKKRSLLLCILTCWLSAHAQIQDSLQTQAPQQEEDNVKYPQLQIKGLFQARYLVGMSKDVDVNGVHHADGSGTDNNFMLKYMRVQVRAQISKRTEVVVLANLADFKNDPKSRVLENAYLKYSFSPKLAITVGQFRPWFGIEETYPIDIIKSLDWSNQYTEFGKLGWTSFQIGMSATGQLQLGEIPFQYAVSVVNGNGKNQINDNDNGKQYSTRLVFGLSKKYNFNVGLNGGIGEVFSKKVYAVGVDLSSLIKFDPKWSLDMQLEAKQATNHILYNSIDPEIRPSNPDQYLVRGAYFLPNLRYEINHKNLSAFELSCRYEYLDTNFRMASNPRQTITPMFGLEFLKNYGARIQLGVQFDRYKHQVENTSQYNNNLFIVQVQSRF; from the coding sequence ATGGCCTTTTTTTCAATCAAAAAGAGAAGCCTGCTACTCTGCATTCTCACCTGCTGGTTATCAGCTCATGCACAGATACAGGATTCTCTTCAGACCCAAGCACCCCAACAGGAAGAAGACAATGTAAAATATCCGCAACTTCAGATCAAAGGCCTTTTCCAGGCTCGTTATCTGGTCGGAATGTCTAAAGATGTAGATGTAAACGGAGTTCATCATGCTGACGGTTCCGGTACCGACAACAATTTTATGCTCAAGTACATGAGAGTACAGGTACGGGCACAAATCAGCAAACGTACAGAAGTGGTTGTTTTGGCCAACCTGGCGGATTTTAAAAATGATCCCAAAAGCAGAGTTCTTGAAAATGCTTATCTAAAATACTCTTTCAGTCCGAAATTAGCCATTACGGTAGGTCAGTTCAGACCATGGTTTGGTATTGAGGAAACCTACCCGATTGACATTATCAAGTCCCTGGACTGGTCCAATCAATATACTGAATTCGGAAAACTGGGTTGGACAAGTTTCCAGATCGGAATGTCTGCCACAGGGCAACTTCAACTTGGTGAAATTCCTTTCCAATATGCAGTTTCTGTAGTGAACGGAAATGGAAAAAATCAAATCAATGACAATGATAACGGCAAACAATATTCTACCAGGTTGGTTTTTGGACTTTCAAAAAAATACAATTTCAACGTTGGCCTGAATGGTGGTATCGGAGAAGTCTTCAGCAAAAAAGTATACGCTGTGGGAGTTGATTTAAGTTCTCTGATCAAGTTTGATCCAAAATGGAGTCTTGATATGCAACTGGAAGCCAAGCAGGCTACCAATCATATCCTTTACAACTCCATCGATCCGGAAATCAGGCCATCGAATCCAGATCAATACCTGGTACGTGGCGCCTATTTCCTGCCCAATCTGAGATATGAAATTAACCATAAAAACCTCAGTGCTTTTGAACTGTCTTGCCGATACGAATATCTTGACACCAATTTCAGAATGGCTTCCAATCCAAGACAAACCATTACCCCAATGTTCGGACTGGAATTCCTGAAAAATTACGGAGCAAGAATTCAGCTGGGGGTCCAGTTTGACCGCTACAAACATCAGGTAGAAAATACATCACAATACAACAACAATCTATTCATTGTGCAGGTGCAGAGTAGGTTCTAA
- a CDS encoding anion permease, which translates to MKEINIKNVAITFAVALVIWFIPAPDGVAENAWHLFAIFAATILGIILKAAPMGTMCMMAIGFTALTQVVAPGDAGKSITKALSGFGDKVIWLIGISFFIARGFIKTGLGNRIAFLFIRVFGKSSLGLAYGLGLADVCLAPAIPSNTARGGGIIYPIMKSMAISFDSVPEKPETHRKLGSFLTLNSYYMNLIASSMFLTGTASNPMCQKFAANLGIDITWMSWAAAGFIPGAVAFFVVPLVLYKLYPPELKKTGDAPKMAAQKLKEMGPISRNEWLMLLAFFILLALWIFGGALSIDATTTAFIGLTLLLLTSVLTWEDVKSEKGAWDTIVWFAVLVMMASSLNELGFIGWFSNLIKIQIGGLSWQVAFPVIIVVYFFSHYIFASATAHVAAMYAALLGVGVSLGIPPMLLAMMLGFMGSIYGVLTHYGHGPAPVFFGSGYVDLKIWWLRGLEIGIVLLIIYMVVGGLWMKVLGYY; encoded by the coding sequence ATGAAAGAAATTAATATTAAAAATGTAGCGATCACATTTGCCGTTGCATTAGTTATATGGTTCATTCCTGCTCCGGATGGCGTTGCGGAGAATGCCTGGCATTTGTTTGCCATCTTTGCAGCAACCATTTTAGGAATTATCTTAAAAGCAGCTCCTATGGGCACCATGTGTATGATGGCTATTGGTTTTACCGCATTAACGCAGGTTGTTGCTCCGGGAGATGCCGGAAAATCAATTACAAAAGCGCTTTCCGGATTTGGAGATAAAGTCATCTGGCTGATCGGAATTTCCTTCTTTATAGCAAGAGGATTTATCAAAACAGGGCTGGGAAACCGTATTGCGTTTTTATTCATCAGGGTTTTCGGTAAAAGTTCATTAGGGCTGGCGTATGGATTAGGACTTGCTGACGTTTGTCTCGCACCGGCTATTCCAAGTAATACGGCAAGAGGTGGAGGAATTATCTACCCTATCATGAAATCGATGGCCATCAGCTTTGATTCCGTTCCGGAAAAACCGGAAACCCATAGAAAACTGGGATCATTTTTAACATTGAACAGTTATTATATGAACCTCATCGCTTCATCCATGTTCCTTACTGGGACAGCGAGTAATCCGATGTGTCAGAAATTTGCGGCCAACCTCGGTATTGATATTACCTGGATGTCCTGGGCAGCGGCAGGGTTTATTCCCGGTGCAGTAGCTTTCTTTGTCGTTCCTTTAGTTCTTTATAAACTCTATCCGCCGGAATTGAAAAAAACCGGTGATGCTCCTAAAATGGCTGCTCAAAAACTGAAAGAAATGGGTCCTATCTCCAGAAATGAATGGCTGATGTTATTGGCATTCTTTATTCTTTTAGCCCTTTGGATATTTGGTGGAGCCCTTTCTATCGATGCTACGACTACTGCTTTCATCGGATTAACTTTATTATTGTTGACATCCGTGTTAACCTGGGAAGATGTAAAAAGTGAAAAAGGAGCATGGGATACGATCGTTTGGTTTGCGGTACTGGTGATGATGGCAAGTTCTTTGAATGAGCTGGGATTCATTGGCTGGTTCAGTAACCTGATCAAAATACAAATCGGAGGTCTGAGCTGGCAGGTAGCCTTCCCTGTTATCATTGTCGTTTACTTCTTCAGTCACTATATTTTTGCAAGTGCTACCGCTCACGTTGCCGCAATGTACGCCGCTTTATTGGGTGTAGGGGTTTCCTTGGGAATTCCTCCTATGTTGCTGGCAATGATGCTGGGTTTCATGGGTTCAATTTATGGAGTACTTACTCATTACGGCCACGGTCCGGCACCGGTATTCTTCGGAAGCGGATATGTCGATCTGAAAATCTGGTGGCTGAGAGGTCTTGAGATCGGGATTGTATTATTAATAATCTACATGGTTGTCGGAGGATTATGGATGAAAGTTTTAGGATATTATTAA
- a CDS encoding succinate dehydrogenase cytochrome b subunit, translating into MLSTLSRKMLMCLTGLFLGFFLLIHFLGNLQLFLPQEQAHLQFNAYSHFLSGNIIIKIVSYVLYASIILHAVDGLIITLKNKKTGGSYQSDKRGRASQWASRNMGILGTLILIFLVIHFQNFWYIYKFGNPPLDENGNKDLYILVVTVFKEWWYVLIYIISMIALCYHLIHGLYSSVRTLGLYHPKFVKWVKIIGTAYSIIISLGFALMPVYVFFTYH; encoded by the coding sequence ATGTTATCAACATTGTCAAGAAAAATGCTGATGTGTCTTACGGGACTTTTTCTGGGATTCTTCCTTCTGATTCATTTTCTGGGAAACCTCCAGTTGTTTCTGCCACAGGAACAGGCACATCTTCAGTTCAACGCGTATTCTCATTTTTTATCAGGAAATATCATTATCAAAATAGTGTCTTATGTCTTGTATGCCAGTATTATCCTGCATGCTGTAGATGGCCTGATCATTACGTTAAAAAACAAAAAAACAGGAGGAAGTTACCAGTCTGATAAACGTGGAAGAGCCAGCCAATGGGCTTCCAGAAATATGGGAATTCTTGGAACATTGATTCTTATTTTCCTTGTGATTCACTTTCAGAATTTCTGGTATATCTACAAATTCGGGAATCCGCCTTTGGATGAGAATGGAAATAAAGATTTATACATTCTGGTAGTAACTGTCTTCAAAGAATGGTGGTACGTTCTCATTTATATTATATCGATGATTGCGTTATGCTACCACCTGATTCACGGATTATACAGTTCCGTAAGAACTCTTGGATTATACCATCCTAAGTTCGTGAAATGGGTTAAAATCATTGGAACAGCCTACTCTATCATTATCAGCTTAGGTTTTGCCCTGATGCCGGTTTATGTATTCTTTACTTATCATTAA
- a CDS encoding fumarate reductase/succinate dehydrogenase flavoprotein subunit produces the protein MILNSKIPQGPLEHKWAYYKKKAKLVNPANRKKLDVIVVGTGLAGSSIAASLGEMGYNVKSFCFQDSPRRAHSVAAQGGVNAAKNYKNDGDSVYRMFVDTLKGGDFRAREANVYRMAECSLNLIDQSVAQGVPFGREYGGYLNNRSFGGVQVSRTFYARGQTGQQLLLGAYQALMRQVGKGSVQLFSRHEMLDLVVIDGKARGIIVRNLDTGEIERHAAHAVVLATGGYGKIYYLSTLAMGCNGSAIWRAHKKGALMASPSWIQVHPTSLPQSGDYQSKLTLMSESLRNDGRIWVPLQQNENRAPNDIPENERDYYLERRYPAFGNLAPRDISSRAAKERIDAGFGIGPLKNAVYLDFSKAIKEQGKDKIKEKYGNLFDMYLKITGYDAYNEPMMISPSAHFSMGGLWVDYELMTTVPGLFALGEANFADHGANRLGANSLLQASVDGYFIAPYTIANYLADEIHTGKISSDTPEFEQAENTVKNQIQDLINIKGTKTVDHFHKTLGKLLYDYCGLARNEEGLKYAIQEIRKLKQEFYKDVRISGQGDKMNTELEKAGRVADYFEIGELMCYDALTRNESCGAHFREEFQTPDGEAMRNDEDYQFISAWAWTGKNGGPELIKEPLIFEEIQPTVRSYK, from the coding sequence ATGATTTTAAATTCAAAAATACCACAAGGCCCGTTAGAGCATAAATGGGCGTATTATAAAAAGAAAGCCAAACTCGTGAATCCTGCCAATCGTAAAAAGCTGGATGTGATTGTCGTAGGAACAGGCCTCGCAGGAAGTTCTATTGCGGCTTCATTGGGAGAAATGGGATATAATGTTAAATCATTTTGTTTCCAGGACAGTCCACGAAGAGCACACTCTGTAGCTGCACAAGGAGGAGTAAATGCTGCCAAAAATTATAAAAATGATGGCGACAGCGTTTACAGAATGTTTGTAGACACCTTGAAGGGAGGAGATTTCAGAGCCCGTGAAGCAAATGTTTACCGAATGGCTGAATGTTCTTTAAACCTCATCGATCAATCAGTCGCTCAGGGAGTACCTTTTGGACGTGAATATGGAGGATATCTCAATAACCGTTCATTCGGGGGAGTTCAGGTAAGCCGGACTTTTTATGCGAGGGGTCAAACCGGACAACAGCTACTCCTTGGTGCTTATCAGGCCTTGATGAGACAGGTTGGAAAAGGTTCTGTACAGCTGTTTTCAAGACACGAAATGCTTGATCTGGTTGTTATTGACGGCAAGGCAAGGGGAATTATTGTAAGAAATCTGGACACAGGAGAAATTGAAAGACATGCCGCACATGCTGTAGTATTGGCGACCGGTGGCTATGGAAAGATCTATTACCTTTCCACCTTAGCGATGGGTTGTAATGGTTCCGCAATCTGGAGAGCCCATAAAAAAGGGGCGTTAATGGCTTCTCCAAGCTGGATTCAGGTGCACCCTACTTCCCTTCCTCAATCCGGAGATTATCAATCCAAATTAACCTTGATGTCCGAGTCATTGCGTAATGACGGAAGAATCTGGGTTCCTTTACAACAAAACGAAAACAGAGCACCCAACGACATTCCGGAAAACGAAAGAGACTACTATCTGGAAAGAAGATATCCAGCATTTGGAAATTTGGCTCCAAGAGATATTTCTTCCCGTGCAGCAAAAGAAAGAATTGATGCCGGATTTGGAATTGGTCCTCTCAAAAATGCGGTTTATCTTGATTTTTCCAAAGCGATCAAAGAGCAGGGAAAAGATAAAATCAAGGAAAAATATGGAAATTTATTTGACATGTATCTTAAAATTACAGGATATGATGCTTATAATGAACCGATGATGATCTCTCCTTCTGCCCACTTTTCTATGGGAGGACTTTGGGTAGATTATGAATTGATGACCACCGTTCCGGGATTATTTGCATTAGGAGAAGCCAATTTTGCCGATCATGGAGCCAACAGACTGGGAGCCAATTCATTGCTACAAGCCTCCGTAGATGGTTATTTTATTGCTCCATATACTATTGCCAATTATCTGGCGGATGAAATTCACACCGGAAAAATTTCATCGGATACTCCGGAATTTGAACAGGCTGAAAATACTGTTAAAAATCAGATCCAGGATTTAATCAATATCAAAGGAACTAAGACTGTTGATCATTTTCATAAAACGTTAGGAAAACTGCTCTATGACTATTGTGGACTGGCAAGAAATGAAGAGGGACTGAAATATGCTATCCAGGAAATCAGGAAACTGAAACAGGAATTTTATAAGGATGTCCGAATTTCTGGACAAGGAGATAAAATGAATACGGAATTGGAAAAAGCCGGCCGTGTTGCCGATTATTTTGAAATCGGTGAACTGATGTGCTACGATGCCTTAACCCGCAATGAGTCCTGTGGTGCTCATTTCCGGGAAGAATTCCAGACACCGGATGGTGAAGCGATGAGAAATGATGAGGACTATCAATTCATTTCTGCATGGGCATGGACAGGCAAGAATGGCGGGCCTGAACTGATTAAGGAACCACTGATCTTTGAAGAAATTCAGCCAACGGTAAGAAGTTATAAATAG